GATACGGTGGTGTTGCTCGACGGGGTACAGGATCCCGGAAACGTCGGGACGGTCGTGCGTTCGGCCCACGCTTTTGGAGCGGGGGTTGCGATCTCCAGAGGCTCCGCCGACCTCTACAACCCGAAGACCGTGCGCGGGACGATGGGTTCGATCTTCCACACCGCCGTAGCGCGCGAGGTGGAAGCTCCGGCGTTTGTCGAGGCAGCGAGGTCCGAAGGCTTCACCGGCGCGGCGGCGGTCGCCCGGGGTGGCGTTTCGCCCTCGGGGATAAGCGACGGCAAGGTTCTCTTCGTCGTCGGGTCGGAGGGGGCGGGGCTTTCGGAGGAGGTAGTCTCAAGCTGTGATTTGGCCGTCTCGATACCCTCCGTCGCGGAGTCGTTGAACGCCGCCGTCGCCGCCTCTATCCTGCTCTACGAGGCCCGTTCGCGTCAGCGACCGCGTGTGCTACCATAACGCCCCGATGACTACCGCAGACCGCATAGAAACGCTGAAAACGGAGGCTCTCGACGCCGTACACGAGGCCGGTTCGACCTCTGATCTGGAAGATGTCCGAGTCAGATATCTCGGGCGGGCTTCGGGTCTGGTCGAGATCAAGAAATCCATCGGCTCGCTCTCAGACGAGGAGAAGAAGGTCGTCGGCAAATCGTCGAACCGCGCCACTCGCGAGATCGAAGCCGCCCTTCTGGATAAAACCGCCCGACTCGCCGCCGAGGAGCGCGAAGCCCGGCTCCGGGCCGAATCGGTGGACGTTACCTTGCCGGGCGTGCCGTTCCCGAAGGGCAGCCTGCACCCGACGCAGAGGATCATAGACGACGTGGTGGACTTCTTTATCGGGCTGGGCTACAGCGTCGCCGAAGGCCCGGAGGTCGAGACGGACTACTACAATTTCACCGCGCTTGGCATTCCGCCGGGACATCCGGCCCGGAGCATGCAGGATACGTTCTTTCTGGATGACGGGCTGGTGATGCGAACGCACACATCCCCGGTGCAGGTGAGGACGATGCTCTCCAAAGAGCCGCCGGTCTACGTGGTGTGTCCGGGGCGCACCTACCGCCGGGATTCCGACCCGACGCACACGCCGATGTTCAACCAGATCGAGGGTCTGGCCGTTGACCGGGGCATCACCCTCGCGCATCTGAAAGGGACGCTCGCGGCGATGGCCCGGCGCGTCTTCGGGAACGAGGTAGAGATACGGCTCAGGCCGAGCTACTTCCAGTTCACCGAGCCGTCGGTCGAGATGGATGTGAGCTGTTTCCTGTGCGGCGGCGGGCGCGACGCCGACCCGGAGTGCAAGGTCTGCAAGGGCGCGGGCTGGCTGGAGATGGGCGGCGCGGGGATGGTTGACCCGGACGTACTCGGGAACGTCGGGTACGATCCCGAGGAGTTCACCGGCTTCGCGTTCGGTTTCGGGCCGGACAGGATGGCGATGGTGAAGTACGGTATCCCGGACCTTCGGATGTTCTTCGAGGGCGACCTCCGTTTCCTGAAGCAGTTCTAACTCTTGTCCGACTCTCCGTAGAAGGGAATCCCGGCTGTGCGCGTTCCTCTTTCGTGGCTCCGTGAATACATAGACTTCGACCTCTCCGTAGAAGAACTCGTGCGCGTCATC
This sequence is a window from Rubrobacter indicoceani. Protein-coding genes within it:
- a CDS encoding TrmH family RNA methyltransferase — protein: MDVAAEELLRKRDTVVLLDGVQDPGNVGTVVRSAHAFGAGVAISRGSADLYNPKTVRGTMGSIFHTAVAREVEAPAFVEAARSEGFTGAAAVARGGVSPSGISDGKVLFVVGSEGAGLSEEVVSSCDLAVSIPSVAESLNAAVAASILLYEARSRQRPRVLP
- the pheS gene encoding phenylalanine--tRNA ligase subunit alpha, with the translated sequence MTTADRIETLKTEALDAVHEAGSTSDLEDVRVRYLGRASGLVEIKKSIGSLSDEEKKVVGKSSNRATREIEAALLDKTARLAAEEREARLRAESVDVTLPGVPFPKGSLHPTQRIIDDVVDFFIGLGYSVAEGPEVETDYYNFTALGIPPGHPARSMQDTFFLDDGLVMRTHTSPVQVRTMLSKEPPVYVVCPGRTYRRDSDPTHTPMFNQIEGLAVDRGITLAHLKGTLAAMARRVFGNEVEIRLRPSYFQFTEPSVEMDVSCFLCGGGRDADPECKVCKGAGWLEMGGAGMVDPDVLGNVGYDPEEFTGFAFGFGPDRMAMVKYGIPDLRMFFEGDLRFLKQF